One region of Gossypium raimondii isolate GPD5lz chromosome 6, ASM2569854v1, whole genome shotgun sequence genomic DNA includes:
- the LOC105774444 gene encoding uncharacterized protein LOC105774444 encodes MAGMLPGVECARRRRIHLTGALSDSPTPPPYRFPRKSSFCLYTTNQDTHSCLQQRSILDEACEDEELGGIAREAKKRLDERLRSQPKRQNSDENGMKGELQSKKKIVSWPKLSWKKC; translated from the exons ATGGCTGGTATGCTTCCTGGTGTTGAATGTGCTAGAAGAAGACGGATCCATCTAACGGGAGCCTTATCTGATTCACCAACCCCTCCTCCTTATCGCTTCCCAAGGAAATCCTCTTTTTGTTTGTATACCACCAACCAGGATACTCATTCTTGTTTACAg CAAAGGAGCATATTAGATGAAGCCTGTGAAGATGAGGAGCTGGGAGGGATAGCAAGAGAAGCTAAGAAAAGATTAGATGAGAGGTTGAGATCACAGCCTAAGAG GCAAAATAGCGATGAAAATGGGATGAAAGGGGAGTTGCAGTCAAAGAAGAAGATTGTGAGTTGGCCCAAACTGAGTTGGAAGAAGTGTTAA
- the LOC105773017 gene encoding uncharacterized protein LOC105773017, translated as MVYSYTPTYYSTIHDSITSLCKTILPFSFKKKRLPAAELRLSKLQSDNLKWQQDSFHQILNLMGLHKEGILGEAEVTAFRTHLLDTLIASPPELEQPVILRDKLLFLQELLYAKCISEEEYHSSKRPLLQRLAVQGAEIETRDLVVANPKDSKENQEEEWSVIDLKDDRDNVLHSNNKSKNNSAMNQIKGAASVFGFGSSQKPSKNRSEKSIFDVDSKPSSSAFMEGKESETKSILMQEEAFPTESVKENGSAKRKPFKTLFHREQREGHNNGPGSEEKASKSAKKQWGFDGFKKWRRNDSEDETAPLPLNERSDSEAFMGSCQLVATPIGEGPDTKQIKRKLLANGAPSDFFIDKVVGDKIKKELSRIQSELSTTNPNLKFSDDQIEAISTTLPVDKADLKKFFPKSWCDRYGEVVLDVVKKEFREHVGEMENMRNVTRQKLKNNSRRWTTFDDDNENCHPNLFDNKNPNPESAVFQDHNPFWNQRRGSSSFLG; from the exons ATGGTGTACAGTTATACCCCAACATACTACTCCACCATCCATGATTCCATCACTTCACTTTGCAAGACAATCCTCCCTTTCTCCTTCAAGAAAAAGAGACTGCCTGCTGCTGAACTCAGGCTTTCCAAGCTTCAATCTGATAATCTGAAATGGCAGCAGGATTCCTTTCACCAGATACTCAATCTCATGGGACTGCATAAAGAAGGGATTTTGGGTGAAGCTGAGGTTACTGCTTTTAGAACTCATTTGCTTGACACGCTCATTGCTTCTCCACCTGAACTTGAACAGCCTGTTATCTTGAGAGATAAACTGCTCTTCTTGCAG GAACTGCTTTATGCAAAATGTATATCTGAGGAGGAGTACCATTCTTCAAAAAGGCCTTTGTTGCAGCGGTTAGCAGTACAAGGAGCTGAAATCGAGACCAGAGATTTGGTCGTTGCAAATCCGAAAGATTCGAAAGAGAATCAAGAAGAAGAATGGTCTGTGATTGACTTGAAGGATGATAGAGACAATGTGTTGCATTCCAATAATAAATCGAAGAACAACTCTGCCATGAATCAGATCAAAGGAGCAGCCTCGGTTTTTGGGTTCGGATCATCCCAGAAGCCAAGTAAAAACAGATCAGAAAAGAGCATTTTCGATGTGGATTCAAAACCATCATCATCAGCCTTTATGGAGGGTAAGGAAAGTGAAACAAAATCGATTCTAATGCAAGAAGAAGCATTCCCGACCGAGTCTGTGAAGGAGAATGGTAGCGCAAAGAGAAAACCATTTAAAACCCTGTTTCATAGAGAGCAAAGAGAGGGGCATAATAATGGCCCTGGTTCAGAGGAGAAAGCATCAAAATCAGCAAAGAAACAATGGGGTTTTGATGGTTTCAAGAAATGGAGGAGAAATGATTCAGAGGATGAGACAGCTCCTTTGCCTCTCAACGAAAGATCAGATAGTGAAGCATTCATGGGGTCATGCCAACTTGTTGCAACTCCCATTGGAGAGGGACCAGACACGAAACAGATTAAGAGGAAGCTGCTTGCAAATGGAGCTCCATCGGATTTCTTCATCGATAAG GTAGTAGGAGACAAAATAAAGAAGGAGCTATCACGAATTCAATCAGAGCTCTCCACCACAAACCCCAATCTTAAATTTTC GGATGATCAAATTGAAGCAATTTCCACAACCCTTCCTGTGGACAAGGCTGACCTCAAAAAGTTCTTTCCCAA GTCGTGGTGTGATAGATATGGAGAGGTAGTTCTAGATGTGGTGAAGAAAGAATTCAGGGAGCATGTAGGAGAGATGGAAAACATGAGAAATGTTACCAGACAGAAGCTTAAAAACAACTCAAGGCGATGGACTACTTTTGATGATGATAATGAGAATTGTCACCCAAATCTCTTTGATAATAAAAACCCAAATCCTGAATCAGCTGTCTTCCAAGATCATAACCCCTTTTGGAACCAAAGGCGTGGCTCTTCTTCTTTCCTGGGTTAA